The following are encoded together in the Flavihumibacter fluvii genome:
- a CDS encoding L,D-transpeptidase family protein, protein MKLSALFLCFSLTFYACKQGNSNGHTMPSFRDTAITPANAFSSLFFDSLEMEVFLASQKASDTGKNLFRNFYSQRNFQYAWFDSTGIAEQASNFWNLQENYIAYSGDSTIFNPYLQEWVDSVRVYGPKAIPDSGRLSVEWQLTTQFFRYAEKAYIGDRKLDARSLEWFIPRKKVDILSLLDTLVKEKGKSISSYEPVNPQYSLLRNQLKRYYDIRANGGWHTLSPKKKKYELGDSLPEIRQIKHRLFMTGDLKIEDTTITFNFQLQSAVRAFQHRYGMNEDGVIGGATLKEMNQPIDFRIRQILVNMERIRWVPAEPKGDFILVNIPQFKMHVFEQGKPVFSMDVVVGTTQNNTVIFTGKLKYVVFSPYWNVPSGILKKEVLPAIKRDPDYLENHDMEWNGGQVRQRPGPQNALGYVKFLFPNSYNIYLHDTPSKNLFNENKRAFSHGCIRISEPKKFAQWILRNESSWTSAAIDNAMYSGQERFVPIKQDITVFVGYFTAWVDRDGNLNFRDDIYGHDKKMAGKMFGKS, encoded by the coding sequence ATGAAGTTATCGGCCCTTTTTCTTTGTTTTTCCCTGACATTTTATGCCTGTAAGCAAGGAAATTCAAACGGACATACCATGCCATCTTTCCGGGATACTGCCATTACCCCCGCAAATGCTTTCTCCAGCCTGTTCTTTGACAGTTTAGAAATGGAGGTATTCCTGGCTTCACAAAAAGCCAGTGATACCGGCAAAAACTTATTCCGCAATTTTTACAGCCAGCGGAATTTTCAATATGCCTGGTTCGATAGTACTGGAATTGCTGAACAGGCCAGCAATTTCTGGAACCTCCAGGAAAACTATATCGCCTACTCCGGTGACAGCACGATATTTAACCCATACCTGCAGGAATGGGTCGATTCCGTAAGGGTATACGGTCCCAAAGCAATCCCCGATTCAGGCCGCTTATCCGTAGAATGGCAGCTCACCACCCAATTTTTCCGATACGCTGAAAAGGCCTATATAGGCGACCGAAAACTTGACGCCCGCAGCCTGGAATGGTTTATCCCCCGCAAAAAAGTCGATATCCTGTCCTTGCTGGATACCCTGGTGAAGGAAAAAGGGAAAAGCATCAGTTCTTATGAACCGGTAAATCCACAGTATAGCTTATTACGTAACCAGCTTAAACGATACTATGACATCAGGGCAAATGGTGGCTGGCATACACTTTCCCCAAAAAAGAAAAAATATGAATTAGGCGATAGCCTTCCAGAAATCAGGCAGATCAAACACCGGTTATTTATGACTGGTGATCTTAAAATTGAGGATACAACCATAACGTTCAATTTTCAATTGCAATCTGCGGTGAGAGCCTTCCAACACCGCTATGGAATGAATGAAGACGGCGTTATAGGTGGTGCCACACTCAAGGAAATGAACCAACCTATTGATTTTAGGATCAGGCAGATTCTCGTAAATATGGAAAGAATCAGGTGGGTACCCGCCGAACCTAAGGGGGATTTTATCCTGGTCAATATTCCACAGTTCAAAATGCATGTTTTCGAGCAGGGCAAACCGGTTTTCAGTATGGATGTCGTAGTGGGGACCACCCAAAATAACACCGTTATCTTTACCGGCAAACTGAAATATGTGGTCTTTAGCCCGTATTGGAACGTTCCGTCTGGCATCTTGAAAAAGGAAGTATTACCCGCCATCAAAAGAGACCCTGATTACCTCGAAAATCACGATATGGAATGGAATGGCGGGCAGGTAAGGCAAAGGCCCGGTCCCCAGAATGCTTTGGGCTACGTCAAATTCCTGTTCCCGAACAGTTATAATATTTACCTGCACGATACGCCTTCAAAAAACCTGTTCAATGAAAATAAAAGGGCTTTCAGCCATGGCTGTATCAGGATTTCTGAGCCAAAAAAATTCGCACAATGGATATTAAGGAATGAAAGCAGCTGGACATCGGCGGCGATTGATAATGCCATGTATTCCGGACAGGAAAGATTCGTCCCCATAAAACAGGATATAACTGTTTTTGTTGGCTATTTTACTGCCTGGGTAGATCGCGATGGAAACCTGAATTTCCGCGATGACATTTACGGACATGACAAAAAAATGGCTGGAAAAATGTTTGGGAAATCATAA
- a CDS encoding YqgE/AlgH family protein: MTQILPGAGVLLIADPFLKDPNFKRTVVFLCEHQEEGSFGFVLNRVYEYTLDQLMASAEGISLPVFYGGPVQMDTIHFLHQYPEQIPGGFEVTDGIFWGGDFETAISLLKSGEIESNGIRFFIGYSGWSEGQLQDELKEKSWITSKGRRKLIFHDNMNAIWKDALLDLGGEYEQLINYPTDPQLN, encoded by the coding sequence ATGACACAAATATTACCGGGTGCCGGGGTATTGTTGATCGCAGATCCATTTCTCAAGGACCCGAATTTTAAGCGTACCGTGGTGTTTCTTTGTGAACACCAGGAAGAGGGTAGTTTTGGGTTTGTATTAAACAGAGTGTATGAGTATACCCTAGACCAGCTCATGGCCAGTGCAGAAGGGATTTCCCTTCCAGTCTTCTATGGTGGTCCGGTTCAAATGGATACAATTCACTTCCTTCATCAGTATCCGGAACAGATTCCGGGTGGTTTTGAAGTGACCGATGGCATTTTTTGGGGAGGTGATTTCGAAACAGCTATTTCCTTATTGAAATCAGGGGAGATTGAATCAAATGGCATTCGTTTTTTTATCGGCTATAGTGGATGGTCGGAAGGGCAATTGCAGGATGAGCTCAAAGAAAAATCGTGGATTACCTCAAAAGGAAGGCGTAAGCTGATTTTTCATGATAATATGAATGCAATCTGGAAAGATGCTTTACTTGATCTTGGCGGAGAATACGAGCAATTGATTAATTATCCAACCGACCCCCAATTAAATTAA
- the atpD gene encoding F0F1 ATP synthase subunit beta: MPTTGKIKQIIGAVLDVQFHGKLPEILNALEIKRENAEPLVLEVQQHLGEDSVRCIAMDGTEGLVRGMEVVDTGKPIAMPIGEGIYGRLFNVTGDPIDGLPAVSKVNGRPIHNKPPLFENLSTSTEILYTGIKVIDLIEPYAKGGKIGLFGGAGVGKTVLIQELINNIAKGHGGLSVFAGVGERTREGNDLMREMIEAGIMKYGDAFKHSMEEGGWDLEKVNMDELKDSKATFVFGQMNEPPGARARVALSGLTIAEYFRDGDGTGKGKDILFFVDNIFRFTQAGSEVSALLGRMPSAVGYQPTLATEMGLMQERITSTKNGSITSVQAVYVPADDLTDPAPATTFAHLDATTVLSRKIADLGIYPAVDPLDSTSRILTPLVVGDSHYDTANRVKLILQRYKELQDIIAILGMDELSDEDKMVVQRARKVQRFLSQPFFVAEQFTGLKGVFVSIEDTIRGFNMIMDGEVDEYPEAAFNLVGTIEDAVEKGKKLLAQAQG, encoded by the coding sequence ATGCCAACAACAGGAAAGATCAAACAGATCATCGGAGCGGTACTTGATGTACAATTCCATGGTAAATTACCAGAAATTCTGAATGCCCTGGAGATAAAAAGGGAAAATGCGGAACCATTAGTGCTTGAAGTTCAGCAACACCTTGGCGAAGACAGCGTACGTTGCATCGCGATGGATGGTACGGAAGGCTTGGTTCGCGGAATGGAAGTTGTTGACACCGGTAAACCGATTGCCATGCCAATTGGTGAAGGTATTTATGGCCGCCTGTTCAATGTGACCGGTGATCCCATTGATGGATTGCCGGCTGTAAGTAAGGTAAATGGCCGGCCGATTCACAATAAGCCACCATTATTTGAGAACCTGAGTACATCTACCGAAATATTGTATACCGGTATTAAGGTAATTGACCTGATTGAACCATATGCAAAAGGTGGTAAGATCGGTTTATTCGGTGGAGCAGGTGTGGGTAAGACCGTATTGATTCAGGAGTTGATCAACAATATTGCAAAAGGCCACGGTGGATTATCCGTATTTGCCGGTGTAGGCGAGCGTACCCGTGAGGGAAATGACCTGATGCGTGAAATGATTGAAGCAGGCATCATGAAATATGGCGATGCATTTAAGCATAGTATGGAAGAAGGCGGATGGGACCTGGAGAAAGTCAATATGGATGAATTAAAAGATTCTAAGGCAACTTTCGTATTCGGGCAAATGAACGAACCGCCGGGTGCACGTGCAAGGGTGGCATTGAGTGGATTGACCATTGCGGAATATTTCCGGGATGGTGATGGTACCGGGAAAGGAAAAGATATCTTGTTCTTCGTAGATAATATCTTCCGGTTCACACAGGCTGGTTCTGAGGTTTCGGCACTGTTGGGACGTATGCCATCTGCCGTGGGATATCAGCCAACTCTGGCTACTGAGATGGGACTGATGCAGGAAAGGATTACTTCAACCAAGAATGGTTCAATTACCTCAGTTCAGGCGGTTTATGTGCCTGCCGATGACCTGACTGATCCGGCTCCGGCAACTACCTTCGCCCACCTAGATGCGACAACGGTATTGAGCCGTAAGATTGCGGATCTGGGTATCTATCCTGCTGTAGATCCATTGGATTCTACATCGAGGATCCTCACCCCACTGGTGGTTGGTGATAGTCATTACGATACTGCGAACAGGGTGAAACTGATTTTACAACGATATAAAGAATTGCAGGATATCATTGCGATCCTGGGAATGGATGAATTAAGTGATGAAGATAAAATGGTGGTACAGCGTGCCCGTAAAGTGCAGCGTTTCCTTAGCCAGCCCTTCTTTGTGGCTGAGCAGTTTACAGGTTTGAAGGGTGTATTTGTCAGCATTGAAGATACTATACGTGGTTTCAATATGATTATGGATGGTGAAGTAGATGAATATCCTGAAGCTGCATTCAACCTGGTCGGAACCATTGAGGATGCGGTTGAAAAAGGTAAAAAATTACTGGCACAGGCGCAGGGTTAA
- the dnaX gene encoding DNA polymerase III subunit gamma/tau — MEQFIVSARKYRPQNFSTVVGQSHITTTLKNAIRNQQLAHAFLFCGPRGVGKTTCARILAKTINCEHPDEDGEACNTCHSCVSFNEGSSMNIHELDAASNNSVDDIRSLVEQVRFAPQAGKYKVYIVDEVHMLSTSAFNAFLKTLEEPPPYAIFILATTEKHKILPTILSRCQIFDFKRITTNDTVEHLEDICGKEGIHAEKAALQVISQKSEGCMRDALSILDKIVSFTNGELTYQNTLEHLNILDADYYFRMMDNMLRQDLSAAMLLYDDINRKGFEGDLVLNGFAEFIRNLLLSKDPKVASLMEVVESFRIRYSEMATKMNTGYLVSALNILAEAEINYKSARNKKLHVELALIRLCYLQQALELVNEPGKKKLTELRPLNFRALTPFTKATVELKPAAGPAQVITPIQPAKVPEPGPVLIIEETIVQQKVPSTKIGSLQKIRERVSVSAQAGNTIKAIHLTGELLQMAWQEFIDQLKENRNPAAQSFEMAALEVKDEGSFTVITPNNLQQKFIDGERIPLSEFLQKRFHNQQLTYQVIVEQREDLQIKFEAPLNSRERFQQLSSQFPLIKELKDRLKLELDY; from the coding sequence ATGGAGCAGTTTATTGTATCGGCTAGGAAGTACCGTCCCCAGAATTTTTCAACGGTTGTAGGTCAATCCCATATCACCACCACACTAAAGAATGCTATTCGTAACCAGCAACTGGCCCATGCGTTCTTGTTTTGTGGCCCTCGGGGTGTAGGCAAGACCACCTGCGCCAGGATTCTGGCTAAAACCATCAATTGTGAACATCCTGATGAGGATGGTGAAGCTTGCAACACCTGTCATTCCTGTGTGTCCTTCAATGAAGGAAGTTCAATGAATATTCATGAACTGGATGCCGCAAGTAATAACTCTGTAGATGATATCCGTTCTCTTGTAGAACAGGTACGTTTCGCCCCACAGGCCGGAAAATACAAGGTATATATAGTGGATGAGGTACATATGTTAAGTACAAGTGCATTTAATGCCTTCCTCAAAACATTGGAAGAACCTCCGCCATACGCCATTTTCATTCTGGCCACAACAGAAAAACACAAGATTCTCCCCACAATTTTATCCAGGTGCCAGATTTTCGATTTCAAACGGATTACGACCAATGATACAGTAGAGCACCTGGAAGATATTTGCGGAAAAGAAGGCATCCATGCTGAAAAAGCAGCACTCCAGGTAATATCGCAAAAAAGTGAAGGTTGCATGCGCGATGCCCTGAGCATCCTCGATAAAATTGTCAGTTTTACCAATGGCGAGCTGACCTACCAAAACACTTTAGAGCACCTGAACATCCTGGATGCTGATTATTATTTCAGGATGATGGACAATATGTTGCGACAGGATTTGTCGGCTGCAATGTTATTGTATGATGATATCAACCGCAAAGGATTTGAAGGTGATCTTGTGTTGAATGGTTTTGCGGAATTTATCCGCAACCTCTTATTGAGCAAGGACCCAAAAGTGGCTTCACTAATGGAAGTGGTGGAAAGTTTCAGGATACGATATTCAGAAATGGCCACTAAAATGAATACCGGATACCTGGTTAGCGCCCTTAATATCCTGGCAGAGGCGGAAATCAACTACAAATCTGCCCGGAATAAAAAACTTCACGTTGAATTGGCCCTTATCAGGTTATGCTACCTCCAACAAGCGCTTGAACTGGTGAATGAACCGGGTAAAAAAAAACTAACTGAACTGCGACCCCTTAATTTCAGGGCATTAACTCCTTTTACGAAAGCAACGGTTGAATTAAAACCAGCCGCCGGTCCTGCCCAGGTTATAACACCCATCCAACCAGCGAAAGTCCCGGAACCCGGCCCGGTCCTGATTATTGAAGAGACTATTGTACAGCAAAAAGTTCCATCTACCAAAATTGGTTCACTTCAGAAAATCAGGGAAAGGGTAAGTGTTTCAGCACAGGCAGGAAATACCATCAAAGCCATCCACCTTACCGGTGAGTTATTGCAAATGGCCTGGCAGGAATTTATCGATCAATTGAAAGAAAATCGTAATCCTGCTGCACAAAGTTTTGAAATGGCTGCGCTCGAGGTAAAAGATGAAGGTAGCTTTACTGTTATTACACCCAATAACCTGCAACAAAAATTTATCGACGGCGAAAGGATCCCGTTATCAGAATTTCTCCAAAAAAGATTCCATAACCAACAACTTACTTACCAGGTAATTGTTGAGCAACGCGAAGATCTGCAAATCAAATTCGAAGCACCGTTGAATTCACGGGAAAGGT
- a CDS encoding YtxH domain-containing protein, which yields MSDNSKFLAGVLLGAAAGAAIGYLLTTEKGREIINDLKTAATNAAGEVKDTVNKWASEAEEEVNSANT from the coding sequence ATGTCTGATAATTCAAAATTTCTGGCCGGTGTATTGTTGGGGGCTGCAGCGGGTGCGGCAATTGGCTACTTACTCACCACCGAAAAGGGAAGGGAAATCATTAATGACCTGAAAACTGCTGCCACAAATGCTGCCGGCGAAGTGAAGGATACCGTGAACAAATGGGCCAGTGAGGCTGAAGAGGAAGTTAATTCTGCCAACACCTGA
- a CDS encoding FtsL-like putative cell division protein: MLMETVSTRKERKIRINYQLIVKNLPFFLFLSVLAVIYIYNGHYSDKLIKSISKTNKELRELQFEYKTMKSEVMFRSKQTELAKAVEPLGLKELVIPPVVIIDSAINNHN; this comes from the coding sequence ATGCTTATGGAAACAGTGAGCACCAGAAAGGAAAGAAAAATCAGGATCAACTACCAGCTGATCGTAAAGAACCTGCCGTTTTTTTTGTTCCTGAGTGTACTTGCCGTTATCTATATCTACAACGGGCATTATTCTGATAAGCTGATTAAATCAATCAGCAAAACCAACAAGGAGTTGAGGGAGCTGCAGTTTGAGTATAAGACAATGAAGAGTGAAGTAATGTTTCGCAGCAAACAGACAGAACTGGCCAAGGCGGTTGAGCCACTGGGCTTGAAAGAATTGGTAATACCACCGGTCGTAATAATTGACAGTGCCATAAACAATCATAATTAG
- the atpC gene encoding ATP synthase F1 subunit epsilon, with the protein MNLEILTPERKLYNGEVYGVQLPGVDGLFEVLEKHAPMVSALKAGRLKVLKDKNGSESAAYLIQGGFVEVFHNKVTVLVEGAVPADTAR; encoded by the coding sequence ATGAATCTTGAAATACTCACACCGGAAAGAAAGCTGTATAACGGCGAAGTATATGGTGTACAATTGCCTGGCGTAGACGGTTTATTTGAAGTGCTTGAAAAGCACGCGCCTATGGTAAGTGCGTTGAAAGCCGGAAGGCTGAAAGTGCTTAAGGACAAAAACGGTTCTGAATCAGCAGCTTATCTGATACAGGGTGGATTTGTAGAAGTATTCCATAATAAAGTTACTGTGTTGGTAGAGGGGGCTGTTCCCGCTGATACTGCGCGATAA
- a CDS encoding S-adenosylmethionine:tRNA ribosyltransferase-isomerase, which produces MTTSPNPREIAIADFNYTLPDDRIAAFPLADRDASKLLVYEKGQISQGQYRQMANYIPGNYLLVFNKTKVVEARLFFTKPTGATIEIFCLEPHPSYTDITTAMGKSGSVLWNCLVGGATKWTTGLVLEKNIVSKYGQLTLKAAIESRNTDTFTIRFEWMPIRLSFAEILHEFGVIPIPPYLNRSTEITDAERYQTIYAQQEGSVAAPTAGLHFTRRVFEDVHKKNITTAFVTLHVGAGTFKPVKVLQIADHDMHAEYIDVDLNTIMELKAANGRIIAVGTTSLRTLESLYWMGVKAALYPHNKLGELEIRQWEVYDELQTHSIPVNDALQILLDRMETESISRILCKTQIMIVPGYPVKMVKGLITNFHQPKSTLLLLVAALIGPDWKKIYQYALDNDFRFLSYGDGSLIWCHQA; this is translated from the coding sequence ATGACAACCTCGCCGAATCCCCGGGAAATTGCCATTGCAGATTTCAATTATACCCTGCCAGATGATCGCATCGCTGCTTTCCCGCTTGCTGACCGCGATGCCTCAAAACTGCTTGTTTACGAAAAAGGGCAGATCAGCCAAGGCCAATATCGCCAGATGGCCAACTACATCCCCGGGAATTACCTCCTGGTCTTTAATAAAACCAAAGTCGTTGAGGCCCGACTGTTTTTCACCAAACCTACAGGGGCGACTATTGAGATTTTTTGCCTGGAACCTCATCCGTCATACACTGATATCACTACGGCCATGGGGAAATCAGGCTCAGTTCTATGGAACTGCCTGGTGGGTGGGGCTACTAAGTGGACTACAGGTTTGGTGCTGGAAAAAAATATCGTCAGTAAATATGGACAGCTTACCCTCAAAGCCGCGATTGAGTCCCGCAATACGGACACTTTCACTATACGTTTTGAATGGATGCCCATTCGACTTTCCTTCGCAGAAATTCTACATGAATTCGGGGTGATTCCCATCCCCCCATACCTCAATCGCTCAACCGAAATTACCGATGCAGAAAGGTACCAAACCATCTATGCCCAACAGGAAGGATCAGTTGCAGCACCAACAGCCGGACTCCATTTTACCAGGCGCGTTTTTGAAGATGTACATAAAAAAAACATCACCACTGCTTTCGTTACACTACATGTTGGCGCCGGAACTTTTAAACCTGTGAAAGTTTTACAGATTGCTGATCACGACATGCATGCCGAATATATTGACGTTGATCTCAATACTATAATGGAGCTAAAAGCAGCAAATGGGAGGATCATTGCAGTAGGAACTACTTCGCTCAGAACCCTTGAAAGCCTTTACTGGATGGGTGTGAAAGCAGCTTTGTATCCGCATAATAAATTGGGAGAACTCGAAATCAGGCAATGGGAAGTCTATGATGAACTGCAAACTCATAGCATACCAGTTAATGATGCCTTGCAGATTTTATTGGATAGAATGGAAACAGAATCGATTTCCCGAATACTCTGCAAAACCCAAATCATGATTGTACCAGGCTACCCGGTTAAAATGGTGAAAGGCCTAATTACGAATTTTCATCAACCGAAGTCTACCTTATTATTATTAGTGGCTGCACTAATTGGACCAGATTGGAAAAAAATCTATCAATATGCTTTGGATAATGATTTCAGGTTCCTGAGCTATGGCGATGGTTCTTTAATATGGTGCCATCAGGCATGA
- a CDS encoding sensor histidine kinase produces MKRIFPLIILLVSLSLIGIILIQVSWFRSMLLVREDQIRENVVKAMQMTGEELMEQKGTLPSLKNRRLRPNLDWPSDQVMRELMKPSTIAEKFTTFEVQEKLRKNFNIRGLKDTPFEFVITSDAGFLSYDELRSRGFDNVVEDTIRNRTFFYPIMIPTGTNLEGLVPDETMIVVVPNIKHIVFREMRWMLAGAILFTIILLSAFYVTVRALLNQKKLSEIKNDFINNMTHEFKTPLATISLAVDALRTEKVANDREKGQYFTGIIKEENKRMNKQVETILQAALMDRQEIQLNKRAVHVHNIIEQVLENFELQLQSKGGRADIQLNATNDEIMADDVHFTNLINNLIDNAVKYSKENLVLRISTLNTSKGIQVKIEDNGIGMTKESIKKIFEKFYRVHTGNLHNVKGFGLGLSYVKTIVDAHHGKIKVESALGKGTSFIIDMPFGKKDHA; encoded by the coding sequence ATGAAGAGAATTTTTCCACTGATCATCTTACTGGTTTCTTTGTCACTGATCGGCATCATCCTGATCCAGGTTTCCTGGTTCCGGTCAATGCTATTGGTAAGAGAAGATCAGATCCGTGAAAATGTTGTGAAGGCCATGCAGATGACTGGAGAAGAACTCATGGAACAGAAGGGTACTTTACCATCCCTTAAAAACCGGCGGCTTCGGCCAAATTTAGACTGGCCATCTGACCAGGTAATGCGGGAATTGATGAAGCCCTCTACCATCGCCGAAAAATTCACCACTTTTGAAGTACAGGAAAAACTCCGTAAAAACTTCAACATAAGAGGACTTAAAGACACGCCTTTTGAGTTTGTAATAACATCAGATGCGGGATTCCTGTCTTATGATGAATTGCGTTCGCGGGGCTTTGACAATGTTGTGGAGGATACAATCAGGAACCGTACTTTTTTCTACCCTATCATGATACCAACCGGAACAAACCTTGAAGGTCTGGTGCCGGATGAAACAATGATTGTGGTTGTTCCTAATATTAAGCATATCGTTTTTCGGGAAATGCGCTGGATGCTGGCAGGTGCTATATTATTCACGATAATATTATTGTCGGCTTTTTACGTAACAGTAAGGGCGTTATTGAACCAGAAAAAATTGAGTGAAATCAAAAATGATTTCATCAATAATATGACACATGAATTCAAAACTCCCCTGGCCACAATTTCACTGGCGGTTGATGCATTACGAACAGAAAAAGTGGCGAATGACCGTGAGAAAGGGCAGTATTTTACCGGCATTATAAAAGAAGAGAACAAGCGAATGAATAAGCAGGTGGAAACCATCCTGCAGGCGGCTTTGATGGACCGGCAGGAAATCCAACTGAATAAACGTGCAGTGCATGTACACAATATCATAGAACAAGTGCTGGAAAACTTTGAACTTCAGTTGCAAAGTAAGGGTGGTCGGGCAGACATTCAATTGAATGCTACTAATGATGAGATCATGGCGGACGATGTACATTTCACCAATCTGATCAATAACCTGATCGACAATGCAGTGAAATATTCAAAAGAAAACCTGGTACTCAGGATCAGCACGCTGAATACTTCAAAAGGAATTCAGGTTAAAATTGAAGACAACGGAATTGGTATGACAAAGGAAAGCATAAAAAAGATTTTTGAAAAATTCTATCGTGTGCATACCGGTAACCTGCATAATGTAAAAGGCTTCGGCCTCGGCCTGAGTTATGTGAAAACTATTGTTGATGCCCATCATGGAAAAATAAAAGTTGAAAGTGCACTCGGTAAAGGCACTTCATTTATAATTGACATGCCATTCGGTAAAAAGGATCATGCCTGA
- a CDS encoding phage holin family protein, translated as MEQQDPGYFEKAETMLRQYIGDRMLLFKLQASEKSARLTAVLVIGLILLMLGFFLLLFISIMAGYYFAELTGSLFYGFGIVTAFYLLVMIIILLVRKKHLQPYITNMVIRNIFDKSTDDENITKDQSN; from the coding sequence ATGGAACAACAGGACCCCGGATATTTTGAAAAAGCGGAGACAATGCTTCGTCAATATATTGGCGACAGGATGTTGTTGTTTAAATTGCAGGCAAGTGAAAAGTCTGCCAGGCTAACGGCAGTGTTGGTCATCGGCCTGATTCTATTAATGCTTGGATTTTTCCTGCTCCTATTTATCAGTATAATGGCTGGATATTATTTTGCTGAACTTACAGGCAGCCTGTTTTATGGTTTCGGAATCGTTACAGCGTTTTACCTGCTGGTAATGATCATTATACTACTGGTGCGGAAAAAACACCTTCAGCCGTATATTACGAATATGGTTATCCGGAATATATTTGATAAATCCACTGATGATGAAAACATTACCAAAGACCAGTCTAACTGA
- the rsmH gene encoding 16S rRNA (cytosine(1402)-N(4))-methyltransferase RsmH, protein MAKKNHKPWTDLQNEQGEADYHVPVLLPEAIEALAIVTDGVYVDCTFGGGGHSRAILEKLGPSGKLVAFDQDAAAKENLPEDDRVIFVPHNFRHLQRFLRLHRIDAVDGVLADLGVSSHQFDAAERGFSIRFDADLDMRMDQRTSLKAADIIANYSEQQLHQLFEQYGEVTNSKTLARTIVEFRGKLPMKTISQFKAALQGTVKGNPNKYFAQVFQALRIEVNDELGALKEMLQQLPQVLKPGGRAAIITFHSLEDRMVKVFFREGGFKIEEENPFENRTNKSVLKVITKKPIVPGVEEMKRNPRARSAKLRVAEKKLE, encoded by the coding sequence ATGGCAAAAAAAAACCATAAACCCTGGACTGACCTGCAGAATGAGCAAGGGGAGGCGGATTACCATGTGCCGGTTTTATTGCCTGAAGCCATTGAGGCATTAGCGATTGTGACCGATGGGGTTTATGTGGATTGCACTTTTGGTGGGGGTGGACATTCGCGCGCTATCCTCGAAAAACTTGGACCATCCGGAAAGCTGGTGGCCTTTGACCAGGACGCTGCTGCGAAGGAAAACCTGCCTGAAGATGATCGCGTGATTTTTGTGCCGCATAATTTCAGGCACCTGCAAAGGTTCCTGCGTTTACACCGGATTGATGCTGTAGATGGAGTGCTGGCCGACCTTGGGGTTAGCAGCCACCAGTTTGATGCCGCTGAACGGGGATTTTCGATCCGCTTTGACGCAGACTTAGATATGCGCATGGATCAGCGAACGTCATTGAAAGCAGCGGATATCATTGCAAACTATTCTGAACAGCAATTACATCAATTGTTTGAACAGTATGGTGAGGTGACCAATTCGAAAACACTGGCCAGAACAATTGTTGAATTCAGGGGGAAATTACCGATGAAAACCATCAGCCAGTTCAAAGCCGCTTTACAGGGTACAGTGAAGGGAAACCCAAATAAATACTTCGCGCAAGTCTTTCAGGCACTACGTATTGAAGTGAACGATGAGTTGGGTGCATTGAAAGAAATGCTGCAACAATTGCCACAGGTATTGAAACCCGGCGGGAGGGCAGCAATTATAACGTTTCACTCCCTAGAAGATCGGATGGTTAAAGTGTTTTTCAGGGAAGGTGGTTTTAAAATAGAGGAGGAAAATCCTTTTGAAAATCGGACCAATAAATCGGTGCTAAAGGTAATCACCAAAAAGCCAATCGTGCCGGGAGTTGAAGAGATGAAAAGAAATCCAAGAGCTCGTAGTGCAAAATTGAGGGTGGCTGAAAAAAAATTGGAATAG
- the mraZ gene encoding division/cell wall cluster transcriptional repressor MraZ, which produces MTGFLGEYEATLDAKGRFLLPAGLKKQLAEGELQFVINRGFEKCLTLYPMKSWEPIYAEISKLNDFDPKVREFRRYFMNGATEIEPDSAGRLLLPPNLKEHASLEKDIVLVSAVNKIEIWDAGHYKKFFESFSSEAFSTLAQSVMTRANEGGV; this is translated from the coding sequence ATGACTGGTTTTCTAGGCGAATACGAAGCAACACTGGACGCCAAAGGGCGCTTCCTTCTCCCGGCAGGGCTTAAAAAGCAGCTGGCGGAGGGTGAATTGCAATTCGTCATCAACAGGGGATTCGAGAAATGTCTCACCCTGTATCCGATGAAAAGCTGGGAACCTATATATGCAGAGATCAGCAAGTTGAATGATTTTGACCCTAAAGTTCGGGAATTCAGGAGGTATTTCATGAACGGCGCCACAGAAATTGAACCAGATTCCGCCGGTCGGTTATTGCTTCCGCCTAACCTGAAGGAACATGCATCGCTTGAAAAAGATATTGTCCTGGTATCCGCAGTGAATAAAATTGAAATCTGGGATGCCGGTCACTATAAAAAGTTCTTTGAATCTTTCTCATCAGAAGCTTTCAGTACCCTTGCCCAGTCTGTGATGACAAGGGCCAACGAAGGAGGGGTGTAA